GCAACGACCTTTCAGGGCTTTCTTGGTCTCGATGGCATGACGGCTCCAGGCATCGTCGACGGAACCGGTGTTGCGGCTGCTATGGGTAACATGGTGGGCGGCGGCTCGCAGATCGTCACGCACCTTCTTGAGATGATGATGATCCTGGCGCTTATCCTCGCGATCATGATGGCGATGGCCGGCTCGTCACGCACACTCTACCAAGGCGGCGTCGACGGATGGCTGCCAAAGTATTTGGCCCATACCAACGAACATGGCGCTCCTACCCGCGCAATGTGGACCGACCTCGTGTTCAACTTAGGATTGCTCACGTTCGCGGCTTCGGATGCAACGGCCTACTATCTCATCTTGTCGATCTCGAACGTCGGATACATGATCTTCATCTTCCTCAATCTTCAATCGACATGGATCCATCGGATCGACAGCCCTGACATTCCGCGTCCTTATCGCGCTCCAACTTGGCTCATTGCCTTCAACGCCCTCCTCGGCTTCTTCAATCTCTTCTTGATGGGAGTTGGCGCCAAGGTTTGGGGTAACCCGAATGCGTTGTGGTACGGCTTGGCCTTTGGCGCACTGATTATCCCAGTCTTCCTCTTTCGGCATTATGTGCAGGACAAGGGACGCTTTCCGGATCACATGCTGATCGATCTGGATCTCAAGAGCCAAGATCTTGGAGCGCGCCGCGCAGGCTTCCTGCCTTATGCGGCTCTGCTGGTTGGCGTCGCGATTACACTGTTTGGTCACTACTACTTCCAGCTCCCCCCGGCCTAAAGCTGCCCACAAAGAACAAAAAAGCCGGAGCCCATGGGCTTCGGCTTTTCGCATCTCTCGGCCAAGGCGGACAAAACTCGCCGTACTCCGGTGAGACCTCCCTCAGAAATTGATCTTGGCGCCTGTAATGACCATGTCGAAGGCGTCAAAATTAGTCGTAATAGCCCCGGTCGTCGCGTCACCATCGGAGTGGCGATAGAGCGCGTACATTACCATGCTGGCGTTTTCGATCTCCTGTGCGACGCCGGCTGCCCAGAAGTCGAGGTTTGAAGAGTCGGCAGCCTTGCTCAATCCGACATCGTCATGGCGGTACTCGACGAAGACGTTGGTCTTGCCAAGCTCAAACCACTTTCGCTCGATGCCTCCCTGGAGGTACCAAGTGTCGGACTTGTCGTTGGCCACTTGGCCAGGTTTGAGATCGATACGGTTCACGCCGTAGCCGCCGAAGAGAAAGACGCCGCTCGGCTTATGGCGGAGCAACGCGCCAGTGCCCCACCACTGGCAGTCCCCGTTCCCCATCGTGCACGGACCACCATTGACACCTGGGTCCGTGCTCTCACCATATCCAACGGATGCATCAAGTCTGAAATCGCCAAACTCCCCGCTATAGCGCAGAGCCGTGTCCCACTGGTCGTCCTCCCCCCAAGCGGCCGAGGCCGTAAAACCGGCAAACGTGGGAGTGTCGTAGCGGACGGTGTTGCGCAGTCCGTCCTGACCGGGCGTCCCGTTGTTGAAGCCTCCCATGAAATCTGTCCATTTCGCCCCAAGCACGCCATTTGAACGCGTGCGGAAGTTGCCAAGCGCGACGCCGGCCGCCTCATAGTCGGAAACGTTTCGCGTAAGAAGGTTATCAAGGTTGTCGATGAGGTGGTAAGTGGCTGTATCGAACCGCCCCATCGCGAGCCTACCGAGCTGCTTGCTCTTGACGTACCAAGCCGACTTGCGAACCGCCATCTTGCTGTCGCCGGCATTGTCCTGATCGAATGACTTTGAGCCAGCCCCATTAGCACCGATCTCAAGAACGTAGCCCGCAGACCAGTCAGCCGTAATTTTGGCGTCACCCGATACGCGAAAGCGGCTTTGCTCAAGCTCATTGGTGCCGACATAAGCATTGCGTTCGGTGCCATCGTCCCAGAAGAAGACCGCTTCATTCACCCAGCCCGAAACCGTGAGGCTCACCTTACGATTACCCTTGCGTGCCGTGGTCGCCTCAAGTTCGGCGATGCGCTCTTCAAGATCGGCGCAACAATCGCCGCCCAGATCGGCAGCCAATATCGGCGCAGGCGAAATCATTAGCGACATCGCCCCAACCGCTACCGCGAACATACGTCCAACAAAGCCCCCGGACATCGACTAAAATCCCCCGAAAGTTGCAGCCCCTGCCGATTCTACCTATGATAGCATTTCGACCTCTGAAACTCAATTTCGATCAGCATCGAAACGATCACTCGCTATTCGATATAGCCTAATGGAAATATGGCGTTCTGCAACGAAGAGATTCTTCTATTCTTTGTTCTTGTGCTGCGCAAAGAGCGCCCAGCGGCTCAGCGATTTGTCAGATGTCCTCCGCACGAGACTGAAAGTTGAAATCGGGAATTGAGGCGATTAAGGCCTAAGCGCGCACGATCCGCTTCCTCGGCGGACTTCGAGCCAGCGGGAACAGCTAGTTCGTGGAGCTCTTCCGAGATGGCCGCCAAAGAAGCCCGGCGCCTGACATCTAAAGGGGCAAGAGGATCGGGCCATCTGGTGCGTTTCCTCGATGACAAGGGTTCGGTTATCGCTGAGATGGTCACCGGCAAACAAAGCAATGACGCCGTGACGGCAGCCACGACACGACCCTACGTGCGCCGGCCCGGCGAGGATCAGACGTGGCTTGCGAACCGCACTATCAAAGCACCTGTCGCGATGAGAGATTGGGCAAAGACCAAGATTGTCGATTGGATGCCACCAACTATCAAGTCGGCGCAGATCGAGGTCGCAGGTGATCCCGCCTACGACATCATCCCTACCCGACAAGAAAACGCTCATGTTGAGCGAAATTCCCTCCGGCACGAAACTCAAATACGTCAACAGCGTCGACGATATTATCGAAGCCGCGAGCTTGATCGAATTCAAGACGGTGCGCAAAGCAGGCACCGGCAAGAGCTACCCGCGGGTTGGCAAGGTAACGTTAGAGAACGACAAGAACCTCAAGGTTGCGATCGAGTACTTCTCCGACGGCACAACGGCTTTTGTGACGATAACGCCGGCGGGCACAGGCGAAGGCCAGAAAGCGGCAAGCGAACTCGCGTCGCGCACGCAGGGCTGGGAGTTCGAAGTGCCCCATGAGGAAGTTTCAGGCGCGCTTCACAAAAGGGCAGACCTTCTAGAAGATGCTTCTTCTTGAAGTGATCGTCTCAGAACAAGCACGGGACCGTCGAAGTACACTGCGTCGGCGGTCCATTTTCTATTCGCAGCACTTCTTCTGGGCACCTGTATCTTCCGGATCATATACCTGCCGCCAACGCCCATAGCGCCAAGGCGCGAAGGGGTGGTGGATGGAACGGATGTCGGGCGCGGAGTCAACGCCATGAGTGCCGCCGGGGCCGCACCGAGCCAAGCGCGAGAGCATCAACCAAAAACCGCGCCACGCACCGTTGGTTTCGATCGCATCGAGCGCATACTGCGAACAGCTCGGCCAATGCCGGCAGTGGTGACCCGCCAGCGGCTTCAGTGTCCAACGATACAGATGGATCGGTGCCTTCAGCACCGTTTTGGAGATCCGCCCGGTCAATCCTTCGACCATGCCTGTCCTTCGACCGATACGAAACTCAGAGCGCTTTGGCTGTGGCTGTTGATTTTGCCCCGGCCTCATCGAGCGCGCGCTCGACTGCATCGAAGACGAGCAGCGTGGAAGCGTGTCGGGCGCGATAATTTCGCACTGGCTCCAGCGACCCCAAATCCGCCCAGCGTCCTGTGGGGGGCGGGCCATTCTCCTTCAGCATAGCGCGCATCTGAGCTGCGATGACATGGAGTTCTTCAGGCGTAGAGCCCACGATCTCTCGCGCTACCACCGCTGCGGCGGCCTGCCCGAGCAGGCACGCTTTCACGGTTTGTCCGTAGTCAGAAACCTTTCCGTTCGCCATCTTAAGATCGACGGTTACGGTCGAGCCGCACAGTTTGGAATGGGCGGTGGCTGTTGCATCCGGCGCTTCCAGGCGCGTGCCCCGCGTCGAGGCGCCCGCCAGTTCTATCAGCTTCGTGTTGTAGATCTCGTCCAGCTCGGCCATGGGCTCTTTCAGCAGTTTCTGGCAGCCGCTCCGCCCCCCGTTAACCGAAGGTGAAAATCCGGCGACCGAGGGTGATCAGCACTTTTTTGGTGTCGTTCAAATCGACCCAGGTTCCTATATAAGGGTTGTATCGGGCGAGCGCGAGGCCGCGATTATTCGCATATTGCCCCAGGATCCGTTCCGACAAAGCCTTTGGACACCCACAAAGCCCCATGAAGAAGTCGTCGACCGCCGCCCCAATCATTGAAAAGCTGCCGCCGCGCCGCCCTACCCGCGCTCAGGCCGAAGAGGCCGTGAGCACGCTTCTGGCCTGGGCCGGAGACGACCCCGCGCGAGCCGGTTTGCTTCAGACGCCGCAGCGGGTGGTTGATGCCTATGGCGAGTATTTCTCAGGCTATGGCTCGGATGCCCTGGCGGAGCTGTCGGCCACTTTTGAAGACGTGACCGGCTACGACGACATCGTCATGCTGAAAGACATTCCGTTCGAAAGCCACTGTGAGCACCACGTCGCGCCGTTCCGAGGTATTGCTCACGTAGCCTACCTCCCCAATCGGCGCATCGTCGGCTTATCAAAGCTCGCCCGAGTTGTGGAGATCTATGCCCGTCGCCTTCAGACCCAGGAAGCGTTGACCAGCGAAATCGCTCAAGCGCTGATGGACGGGCTTGGGGCTCGCGGCGTGGGAGTGATGATGCTTGCAGAGCATGATTGCATGTCCATGCGGGGCGTGCGCCAGCGCGGAACCAAGACGATTACATCACGCTTCATGGGCTGCCTGGAAGCGGACGAGGCCTGGCGCAATCGCTTCTTTGCGATGCTGCAGACCTCGGGCAACGAGACTTGAAGCAACACTGGCTTTTCCCGACGGTTGAAAAATCCACGATGACATCAAATTCAGTACAGCGGTTCGCACCGCGCGGCGATGTGAACGAGATTGAACAGGGCAAGTCATTCAGCCCCAAATTCGACGATGCCGGTCTGATCAGCGCTATCGTCACCGACCAAGATAGCGGCAACGTGCTCATGTTCGCGTACATGAATGAGCAAAGCCTGCGCGAGACGTTGTCTACAGGTTACGCGCATTTTTGGAGCCGCTCACGGGGGAAACTTTGGAAGAAGGGCGAGGACAGCGGAAACCTGCTGCGCGTCGTGGAAATCCGCACCGATTGCGACCAGGACGTCTTGTGGGTAATCGCGAAAGTGGAAGGCGAAGGCGTTGCGTGCCACACCGGCGCTCAAAGCTGTTTCTACCGGCGACTGATGCTCTCGCCGGCTGACGCCGTATCAAGCGCGGGAGGCGCCCTCACCCTGGAACATGCTGCGCTGCCGCGTAAGTGCAGTCCGTGATCTCCGAGACGTGAATGGCGTAAACCCTACTGAAACACGCCGTCTTCACCCATGTCTTAACTATCGGTAGCTTCTTTACGGTAGTCTGGCCTTAACGCGATTCGTATTATGGTCTTAATTCTGTTGTGAGCCCCTTGCCGTTGGCGGCACCGAGGCATGGCATGGTCCCTGCGCATCCTGAGTTGCAGGCAAGACATGCTCAAGAGCCAAGGAGTGGAAGAAGCAATGGCCGGTTTGAAGATTGGCTTGGCACTTGGTGGCGGCGCTGCACGAGGTTGGGCGCATATCGGTGTACTCAAGGCCTTGTCGCAAGCCGGGATCAAGCCAGACATCATCGCAGGCACATCAATCGGCGCGGTGGTCGGAGGTTGTTTTGCTGCCGGGCACTTGGAAGATCTGGAAGGTTTCGCGCGCGAACTCACGCCGCGCCGCATCTTCGGCTATCTCGATTTCAACCTCGCAGGTAACGGCCTGATTGGCGGGCAACGTCTGTGCGATCGGCTTGATCGCCACCTCGGCGATCGTCGCATCGAAGAGTTGGAGACGCGCTTCACAGCCGTTGCGACCGAAATCGGCACTGGGCACGAGCACTGGCTCTCGCGTGGCAAGCTGGTCGAGGCTGTGCGCGCCTCCTACGCGCTTCCTGGCATTTTCAAGCCCGTGCGCATCAACGGCCGCTGGTTGTTTGACGGCGCGCTCGTCAATCCGATTCCGGTTTCAGTCTGCCGGGCATTGGGTGCGCGCTACGTCATCGCGGTAAATTTGAACTTCGATATTCTCGGCAGAGGCAGCGTTCTGCATTCGGGAGAAGTCGACTACGGTTCAGACGAAGAAGCCGGGCTTGATGCAATCGAAACAACAACCACGCCTGCGCGGGGCATGAAAGCGCTTCTACAGCGCCAGATTCTTGGCAGAGGCGACGGCGCTCCGGGCATTTCCACCGTCATGGTCGATGCATTCAACATCGTGCAGGATCGCATCGCGCGATCGCGCCTTGCTGGCGATCCGCCCGACGCCATGATCTCACCGCGCCTTCAGGATTTCGGACTGTTTGATTTTCACCGGGCAAACGATCTGATCGAGTGCGGCCAAGTCGCGGCGGCGCGTCAGATCGAGGACATCGTGCGCGAAGTTGAAGCGCGCAGCAACCGGCGCGGGGCTGTCAACACAGCCCAGCGCCCTGTTCTTACCGCGAGCGGTCAGCCTGTAGCGAAGTAACCGCGCATTGCCGACACTTCAAGTTCCACTTCAGCGATGTGATGCTTCACGATATCGCCGATTGAAACAATGCCGATGAGCCGACCGTCCTCCACGACGGGAAGATGGCGGAAACGACCATTAGTCATCATTTCCATGATCTCATCGACCGGCGTTGTCTCGCCGCATACAATAACATTGCGCGTCATCACTTCGGAAACCGGCACCGTCAACGCGTCTACGCCTTTCTGAGCGATGACGCGGATGAGATCGCGTTCGGAAATAATTCCCGCGACCGCGCCGCCACCACCCACGATGACGATCGCACCGATCTTCTTTTGAGCAAGACGATTGGCGATTTCCTGAACCGTCTCCTCCGGGCGCGCCGTCGCCACGTTGCGCCCCTTTACCTTTAAAATGTTTGCAATGATCAACAGCGCCTCCATGTCGTCGATTCTATCGACGCGCGACTTAAGTCATCGGTACCCCGTGCTCCGGACTCTTTGTGATCCGGTTGCGTAATAATGGTGCTGTAAAAATTACATGGGAGCAAGCCAATTTATGCGACGTTTGTCGGATACTCCGCATGCGTTGGTGAACCTCGCTGCGGCGCAATATCAAACCAACCAAAGGTCAATAGACCAAAAAAATAGCCGCCCAAATGCGCTTCCCACGCAATCGTTCCGACACTTGAGAACGAACCAAAGCCGATCATGGCTAGCAGGTTGAGGGCAACGAAGGCTGTCGTCGCTGCGATTGCACGGCGGTCGCGCAAGGTCGCGCCGAGCGGCATCAGCGGGATGGCAGCAGGATTTTTGCTCAAAAGCCAACCCTCCCTGCTGTCGAGAGCGGGAAACAAAAAGCGCATCACCGCGCCCATGAGCCCTGCAATCGCCCCGGAAGCCCCAATCACAGGCGCCATGAGGCCGACGTGCAGCGCGAGAAATAAAAGCGCCCCGGCAAATCCGCAGCAAAGCGTGAAGATGACGAACCGCCACCCTCCGATCCGGCGACAGATCACCGATCCGAAAGCCAGAAGCCACGCACCGTTAATTCCTAAGTGCACCTTGTCTGCATGAACAAACATATGGCTAACGAAGGACGTGACCGACGCGACGTCGCCTCCGGGAATTTCGTTCGCGAGGCCTGAATAGCGCGCTGGAATGAATGCGAGCGCCACCAGCCACCACAGCGCATCATCTTCGTTAAGGCTGAGCCGCGCCAGATGCACCGCAATCATGATGCCGAGCAGAACGACAACAGCGAAAGGCACGTTAAAGATGGGCTGGCGTTGCGACACGGATTTCGTTCCTCGCTCTTGGTTTCAAATCTGCCCCCCTGAGCCACGCGAGGATCACGCCAGTGTCCCGACCCTGCCAGCAGGACCATTGGCTCCGCCGAGAGCTTGGTTTCCCGTCCAGGCGGATTGGCACGATCGATGCTCTTTGATCTGGAACAAGAGCAGGCGGTGTCCCCAAGTGTCCCTCATTGACACACGAAAGGGAGTTTCGCCGACGA
This portion of the Hyphomicrobiaceae bacterium genome encodes:
- a CDS encoding porin, whose translation is MSGGFVGRMFAVAVGAMSLMISPAPILAADLGGDCCADLEERIAELEATTARKGNRKVSLTVSGWVNEAVFFWDDGTERNAYVGTNELEQSRFRVSGDAKITADWSAGYVLEIGANGAGSKSFDQDNAGDSKMAVRKSAWYVKSKQLGRLAMGRFDTATYHLIDNLDNLLTRNVSDYEAAGVALGNFRTRSNGVLGAKWTDFMGGFNNGTPGQDGLRNTVRYDTPTFAGFTASAAWGEDDQWDTALRYSGEFGDFRLDASVGYGESTDPGVNGGPCTMGNGDCQWWGTGALLRHKPSGVFLFGGYGVNRIDLKPGQVANDKSDTWYLQGGIERKWFELGKTNVFVEYRHDDVGLSKAADSSNLDFWAAGVAQEIENASMVMYALYRHSDGDATTGAITTNFDAFDMVITGAKINF
- the yidD gene encoding membrane protein insertion efficiency factor YidD gives rise to the protein MVEGLTGRISKTVLKAPIHLYRWTLKPLAGHHCRHWPSCSQYALDAIETNGAWRGFWLMLSRLARCGPGGTHGVDSAPDIRSIHHPFAPWRYGRWRQVYDPEDTGAQKKCCE
- a CDS encoding iron-sulfur cluster assembly scaffold protein; translated protein: MAELDEIYNTKLIELAGASTRGTRLEAPDATATAHSKLCGSTVTVDLKMANGKVSDYGQTVKACLLGQAAAAVVAREIVGSTPEELHVIAAQMRAMLKENGPPPTGRWADLGSLEPVRNYRARHASTLLVFDAVERALDEAGAKSTATAKAL
- the folE gene encoding GTP cyclohydrolase I, whose translation is MKKSSTAAPIIEKLPPRRPTRAQAEEAVSTLLAWAGDDPARAGLLQTPQRVVDAYGEYFSGYGSDALAELSATFEDVTGYDDIVMLKDIPFESHCEHHVAPFRGIAHVAYLPNRRIVGLSKLARVVEIYARRLQTQEALTSEIAQALMDGLGARGVGVMMLAEHDCMSMRGVRQRGTKTITSRFMGCLEADEAWRNRFFAMLQTSGNET
- the hisI gene encoding phosphoribosyl-AMP cyclohydrolase, with the translated sequence MTSNSVQRFAPRGDVNEIEQGKSFSPKFDDAGLISAIVTDQDSGNVLMFAYMNEQSLRETLSTGYAHFWSRSRGKLWKKGEDSGNLLRVVEIRTDCDQDVLWVIAKVEGEGVACHTGAQSCFYRRLMLSPADAVSSAGGALTLEHAALPRKCSP
- a CDS encoding patatin-like phospholipase family protein — protein: MAGLKIGLALGGGAARGWAHIGVLKALSQAGIKPDIIAGTSIGAVVGGCFAAGHLEDLEGFARELTPRRIFGYLDFNLAGNGLIGGQRLCDRLDRHLGDRRIEELETRFTAVATEIGTGHEHWLSRGKLVEAVRASYALPGIFKPVRINGRWLFDGALVNPIPVSVCRALGARYVIAVNLNFDILGRGSVLHSGEVDYGSDEEAGLDAIETTTTPARGMKALLQRQILGRGDGAPGISTVMVDAFNIVQDRIARSRLAGDPPDAMISPRLQDFGLFDFHRANDLIECGQVAAARQIEDIVREVEARSNRRGAVNTAQRPVLTASGQPVAK
- a CDS encoding CBS domain-containing protein; translated protein: MIIANILKVKGRNVATARPEETVQEIANRLAQKKIGAIVIVGGGGAVAGIISERDLIRVIAQKGVDALTVPVSEVMTRNVIVCGETTPVDEIMEMMTNGRFRHLPVVEDGRLIGIVSIGDIVKHHIAEVELEVSAMRGYFATG
- a CDS encoding rhomboid family intramembrane serine protease → MSQRQPIFNVPFAVVVLLGIMIAVHLARLSLNEDDALWWLVALAFIPARYSGLANEIPGGDVASVTSFVSHMFVHADKVHLGINGAWLLAFGSVICRRIGGWRFVIFTLCCGFAGALLFLALHVGLMAPVIGASGAIAGLMGAVMRFLFPALDSREGWLLSKNPAAIPLMPLGATLRDRRAIAATTAFVALNLLAMIGFGSFSSVGTIAWEAHLGGYFFGLLTFGWFDIAPQRGSPTHAEYPTNVA